A single window of Micrococcaceae bacterium Sec5.1 DNA harbors:
- a CDS encoding NADH:flavin oxidoreductase/NADH oxidase, which translates to MSSALFTPLQLRSLGIAHRGWVSPMCQYSCTPEAGEGVPNDWHFMHLGSFAAGGAALILSEAAAVNASGRISPRDAGMYSDEQAAGWERIVHFVHRHGAVDCKIGAQLAHAGRKASTYWPFSDRTGSVPASDGGWVTFGPAQQPYDGYAAPEAMSEEDIQGVIADFAAAAERAVAVGFDTVEIHGAHGYLLHQFQSPLINTRTDSWGGTEDGRNRLMLAVVDAVREVIPDSMPLLLRISATDWAEGGVGVDASIRLAKAVSEHGVDLVDVSSGGAVAHQQIRPAPGYQAGFAEQVKRDAGVLTGAVGLLTSATQAEDIVANGRADAVFMARAALRDPHWWLRAAYELGHDISWVPQYQRAIPRHGF; encoded by the coding sequence GTGTCCTCGGCGCTGTTCACACCCCTGCAGCTCCGTTCGCTGGGCATTGCGCACCGTGGGTGGGTGTCACCCATGTGCCAGTACAGTTGCACCCCTGAAGCCGGGGAAGGCGTACCCAACGACTGGCACTTCATGCACCTCGGATCCTTTGCCGCCGGCGGTGCGGCATTGATCCTGAGTGAAGCTGCTGCGGTGAATGCATCCGGCCGTATCAGCCCCAGGGATGCTGGAATGTACTCCGATGAGCAGGCAGCTGGCTGGGAGCGGATTGTGCATTTCGTTCACCGGCACGGCGCTGTCGACTGCAAGATCGGCGCCCAGCTGGCACACGCCGGGCGTAAGGCGTCGACTTACTGGCCGTTTTCGGACCGGACCGGTTCCGTTCCAGCATCCGACGGCGGGTGGGTCACTTTTGGTCCTGCCCAGCAGCCCTACGACGGCTATGCAGCGCCCGAAGCCATGAGCGAAGAAGACATCCAGGGAGTCATTGCCGACTTTGCTGCCGCAGCTGAGCGGGCTGTGGCCGTCGGTTTCGACACCGTGGAGATCCACGGCGCCCATGGATACCTTCTGCACCAGTTCCAAAGCCCCCTTATCAACACACGAACGGACAGTTGGGGCGGAACGGAGGACGGGCGGAACCGGTTGATGCTGGCGGTGGTGGACGCCGTGAGGGAGGTCATTCCGGACTCCATGCCACTGTTGTTGCGGATCTCCGCAACTGATTGGGCTGAAGGGGGAGTGGGTGTTGACGCCTCTATCCGCCTCGCGAAGGCGGTGTCCGAACACGGTGTCGACCTCGTGGACGTCTCCAGCGGCGGGGCCGTCGCCCATCAGCAGATCAGGCCCGCTCCCGGATACCAAGCTGGATTCGCTGAACAAGTAAAACGCGACGCCGGTGTACTCACTGGTGCTGTGGGCCTTCTCACAAGTGCCACGCAGGCCGAGGATATCGTGGCGAATGGACGTGCGGATGCGGTCTTCATGGCCCGCGCTGCACTGCGGGATCCGCACTGGTGGCTCAGGGCCGCGTACGAGCTCGGACACGATATTTCCTGGGTTCCGCAGTACCAGAGGGCCATACCCCGCCACGGCTTCTAG